A genomic segment from Malus domestica chromosome 05, GDT2T_hap1 encodes:
- the LOC103435425 gene encoding G-type lectin S-receptor-like serine/threonine-protein kinase At4g27290 isoform X4, which yields MCFWLLQPLILAGFWHACKELWLWEEEASSLLFLVFSIADDGTSTFQSISDGETVVSTGGTFELGFYSPDASNRRYVGIWYKKISVKTIVWVANRDTPLTDLFGVLKITNPGILVLNHNMSTIWSSNTSRTAQNPVARLLDSGNLVVVDRSDDDPENFLWQSFDYPGDTCLPGAKLGRNTVTGFNWHLRSWKSPQDPSPGNYTYQFGPKGYAEMFLREGSVIKFRSGPWNGVRFSGMPQLSPNPIYTYGLVFETDEMYYSYKLRNNSILSNMVLTSEGLSRRYIWIDRTKDWFLYLTAQIDNCNNYAFCGVYGTCNIEKSPVCSCLKGFTPKFPNEWDLVDWSNGCVRKTSLNCTGDVFQKYSGLKLPSTEQSWFNRSMNLKECEMVCMKNCSCTAYTNLDIRDGGSGCLLWYGDLIDIRYLAENGQDIYIRMASSELDNTKIDAKYSESNVKKMRIIISTTVLSTGLLIMGLALLFYVWKKQHQKGGKLGCGQKEDLELPLFDLMTVVSATSNFSSENKLGEGGFGSVFKGTMKDGQEIAVKKLSKSSQQGLDEFKNEVTHIAKLQHRNLVKLLGYCIQEDEMMLIYEYMPNKSLDFFIFDQRRRMLLDWPKRFEIINGIARGILYLHQDSRLRVIHRDLKASNILLGSEFNPKISDFGLARSFGGNETKTKTKKVVGTYGYMSPEYAIDGFYSIKSDVYSFGVMVLEIVSGSRNRGFSHPDHKLNLLGHAWMLHTEGRPLELLDTSVEDSITLHEVVRTIHVGLLCVQRNPEDRPSMSAAVLMLGGEGALPPPLKPGFYSERDLTELDAGHSSKACSANDVTISLLEAR from the exons ATGTGTTTTTGGCTACTCCAACCTCTTATCTTGGCAGGATTTTGGCATGCATGCAAG GAACTCTGGTTGTGGGAGGAAGAAGCCAGTTCCTTACTATTTTTAG TATTCTCCATAGCTGATGACGGCACAAGTACATTTCAGTCCATTAGTGACGGTGAGACTGTAGTTTCAACTGGCGGAACATTTGAGCTAGGATTTTACAGTCCCGATGCTTCTAATAGACGGTATGTGGGGATATGGTACAAGAAGATTTCTGTTAAAACCATTGTATGGGTTGCCAACAGAGACACACCCCTCACTGATTTGTTTGGCGTCCTGAAGATCACCAACCCCGGAATACTTGTCCTCAACCACAACATGAGCACAATTTGGTCCTCCAACACATCGAGAACTGCACAGAATCCAGTGGCACGTCTTTTGGACTCGGGTAATCTTGTTGTGGTAGATAGGAGTGATGATGACCCTGAGAACTTTCTGTGGCAAAGTTTTGATTACCCTGGCGATACATGCCTACCAGGTGCGAAGCTTGGTAGGAACACAGTTACAGGCTTCAATTGGCATCTTAGATCATGGAAAAGTCCTCAGGATCCTTCTCCAGGTAATTATACATATCAATTTGGTCCCAAAGGATATGCAGAAATGTTTCTGAGGGAAGGTTCTGTCATAAAATTTCGGAGTGGACCATGGAATGGAGTCCGGTTCAGTGGAATGCCGCAGTTAAGTCCAAACCCTATATACACATACGGTCTTGTTTTTGAGACTGATGAAATGTACTACAGTTACAAGCTTCGCAACAACTCAATCCTTTCGAACATGGTGTTAACTTCAGAGGGGCTTTCACGGCGCTATATATGGATTGATAGAACCAAAGATTGGTTTCTTTACCTAACAGCCCAGATTGATAACTGTAACAACTATGCATTCTGTGGTGTATATGGCACATGTAACATTGAAAAGTCCCCGGTATGTAGCTGTTTGAAAGGATTTACCCCAAAGTTTCCAAACGAATGGGATTTGGTGGATTGGTCAAATGGCTGTGTGAGAAAGACTTCTCTAAATTGCACCGGAGACGTGTTCCAAAAGTACTCGGGGTTGAAATTGCCTAGCACAGAACAATCCTGGTTTAACAGAAGTATGAACCTCAAGGAATGTGAGATGGTGTGCATGAAGAACTGCTCCTGCACGGCTTATACAAATTTGGATATCCGAGATGGAGGAAGCGGGTGTTTGCTGTGGTACGGCGATCTAATTGATATAAGATACTTGGCTGAAAACGGGCAAGATATTTATATAAGAATGGCTTCATCGGAACTAG ACAATACAAAGATCGACGCTAAATACTCTGAATCCAAtgtgaagaaaatgagaatcATAATAAGCACTACTGTGTTGTCTACCGGACTGCTGATCATGGGCCTGGCCCTGCTGTTTTATGTTTGGAAGAAGCAGCACCAGAAAGGTG GAAAACTGGGATGCGGCCAAAAGGAGGATCTTGAATTACCGTTATTTGATTTGATGACTGTAGTTTCTGCAACCAGTAACTTTTCAAGTGAAAACAAACTTGGTGAAGGAGGTTTCGGATCTGTCTTTAAG GGTACAATGAAAGATGGACAAGAAATCGCAGTGAAAAAGCTTTCAAAAAGTTCTCAACAAGGGCTCGACgagttcaagaatgaagttACACATATTGCCAAACTTCAGCACAGGAATCTAGTGAAGCTTCTTGGATACTGCATTCAAGAAGACGAGATGATGCTGATCTACGAGTACATGCCTAACAAGAGCTTAGACTTCTTTATATTCG atcaaagaagaaggatgtTATTAGACTGGCCGAAGCGCTTTGAAATTATTAATGGGATAGCTCGAGGGATCctctatcttcatcaagattctAGACTGAGAGTTATCCATAGAGATCTCAAAGCAAGTAACATTTTGTTAGGCAGTGAATTTAATCCGAAAATCTCAGACTTTGGCCTGGCTAGAAGCTTTGGAGGAAATGAAACGAAAACAAAAACGAAGAAAGTGGTCGGAACATA CGGTTACATGTCCCCAGAATATGCAATTGATGGTTTCTACTCTATAAAGTCCGACGTCTATAGCTTTGGTGTTATGGTGCTAGAGATAGTGAGTGGGAGCAGAAATAGAGGATTCTCTCATCCAGACCACAAACTCAACCTTCTTGGACAT GCGTGGATGCTACACACAGAAGGCAGGCCTCTCGAATTGCTTGATACATCGGTAGAGGACTCCATCACTTTGCATGAAGTTGTACGAACAATTCATGTGGGTCTTTTGTGTGTGCAGAGGAATCCAGAAGATAGGCCAAGCATGTCGGCTGCAGTTctaatgttgggtggtgaaggtGCATTGCCCCCACCTCTAAAACCTGGTTTCTACAGTGAAAGGGATTTGACTGAACTTGATGCCGGTCATTCTTCTAAAGCATGCTCAGCTAATGATGTCACTATTTCACTACTTGAGGCTCGATAA
- the LOC103435425 gene encoding G-type lectin S-receptor-like serine/threonine-protein kinase At4g27290 isoform X6: MRNHTCKKGVEGTIEVLDFHCFPTNLMKNPLKASTKMCLLLLYSTLLLIVAAVFSIADDGTSTFQSISDGETVVSTGGTFELGFYSPDASNRRYVGIWYKKISVKTIVWVANRDTPLTDLFGVLKITNPGILVLNHNMSTIWSSNTSRTAQNPVARLLDSGNLVVVDRSDDDPENFLWQSFDYPGDTCLPGAKLGRNTVTGFNWHLRSWKSPQDPSPGNYTYQFGPKGYAEMFLREGSVIKFRSGPWNGVRFSGMPQLSPNPIYTYGLVFETDEMYYSYKLRNNSILSNMVLTSEGLSRRYIWIDRTKDWFLYLTAQIDNCNNYAFCGVYGTCNIEKSPVCSCLKGFTPKFPNEWDLVDWSNGCVRKTSLNCTGDVFQKYSGLKLPSTEQSWFNRSMNLKECEMVCMKNCSCTAYTNLDIRDGGSGCLLWYGDLIDIRYLAENGQDIYIRMASSELDNTKIDAKYSESNVKKMRIIISTTVLSTGLLIMGLALLFYVWKKQHQKGGKLGCGQKEDLELPLFDLMTVVSATSNFSSENKLGEGGFGSVFKGTMKDGQEIAVKKLSKSSQQGLDEFKNEVTHIAKLQHRNLVKLLGYCIQEDEMMLIYEYMPNKSLDFFIFDQRRRMLLDWPKRFEIINGIARGILYLHQDSRLRVIHRDLKASNILLGSEFNPKISDFGLARSFGGNETKTKTKKVVGTYGYMSPEYAIDGFYSIKSDVYSFGVMVLEIVSGSRNRGFSHPDHKLNLLGHRNPEDRPSMSAAVLMLGGEGALPPPLKPGFYSERDLTELDAGHSSKACSANDVTISLLEAR; this comes from the exons atgcGAAATCATACATGTAAGAAGGGCGTAGAGGGAACAATTGAGGTCTTAGATTTTCATTGCTTTCCCacgaatttaatgaaaaatccatTGAAAGCTTCAACCAAGATGTGCTTGCTTCTTTTGTACTCTACTTTGCTGCTCATTGTTGCAGCAGTATTCTCCATAGCTGATGACGGCACAAGTACATTTCAGTCCATTAGTGACGGTGAGACTGTAGTTTCAACTGGCGGAACATTTGAGCTAGGATTTTACAGTCCCGATGCTTCTAATAGACGGTATGTGGGGATATGGTACAAGAAGATTTCTGTTAAAACCATTGTATGGGTTGCCAACAGAGACACACCCCTCACTGATTTGTTTGGCGTCCTGAAGATCACCAACCCCGGAATACTTGTCCTCAACCACAACATGAGCACAATTTGGTCCTCCAACACATCGAGAACTGCACAGAATCCAGTGGCACGTCTTTTGGACTCGGGTAATCTTGTTGTGGTAGATAGGAGTGATGATGACCCTGAGAACTTTCTGTGGCAAAGTTTTGATTACCCTGGCGATACATGCCTACCAGGTGCGAAGCTTGGTAGGAACACAGTTACAGGCTTCAATTGGCATCTTAGATCATGGAAAAGTCCTCAGGATCCTTCTCCAGGTAATTATACATATCAATTTGGTCCCAAAGGATATGCAGAAATGTTTCTGAGGGAAGGTTCTGTCATAAAATTTCGGAGTGGACCATGGAATGGAGTCCGGTTCAGTGGAATGCCGCAGTTAAGTCCAAACCCTATATACACATACGGTCTTGTTTTTGAGACTGATGAAATGTACTACAGTTACAAGCTTCGCAACAACTCAATCCTTTCGAACATGGTGTTAACTTCAGAGGGGCTTTCACGGCGCTATATATGGATTGATAGAACCAAAGATTGGTTTCTTTACCTAACAGCCCAGATTGATAACTGTAACAACTATGCATTCTGTGGTGTATATGGCACATGTAACATTGAAAAGTCCCCGGTATGTAGCTGTTTGAAAGGATTTACCCCAAAGTTTCCAAACGAATGGGATTTGGTGGATTGGTCAAATGGCTGTGTGAGAAAGACTTCTCTAAATTGCACCGGAGACGTGTTCCAAAAGTACTCGGGGTTGAAATTGCCTAGCACAGAACAATCCTGGTTTAACAGAAGTATGAACCTCAAGGAATGTGAGATGGTGTGCATGAAGAACTGCTCCTGCACGGCTTATACAAATTTGGATATCCGAGATGGAGGAAGCGGGTGTTTGCTGTGGTACGGCGATCTAATTGATATAAGATACTTGGCTGAAAACGGGCAAGATATTTATATAAGAATGGCTTCATCGGAACTAG ACAATACAAAGATCGACGCTAAATACTCTGAATCCAAtgtgaagaaaatgagaatcATAATAAGCACTACTGTGTTGTCTACCGGACTGCTGATCATGGGCCTGGCCCTGCTGTTTTATGTTTGGAAGAAGCAGCACCAGAAAGGTG GAAAACTGGGATGCGGCCAAAAGGAGGATCTTGAATTACCGTTATTTGATTTGATGACTGTAGTTTCTGCAACCAGTAACTTTTCAAGTGAAAACAAACTTGGTGAAGGAGGTTTCGGATCTGTCTTTAAG GGTACAATGAAAGATGGACAAGAAATCGCAGTGAAAAAGCTTTCAAAAAGTTCTCAACAAGGGCTCGACgagttcaagaatgaagttACACATATTGCCAAACTTCAGCACAGGAATCTAGTGAAGCTTCTTGGATACTGCATTCAAGAAGACGAGATGATGCTGATCTACGAGTACATGCCTAACAAGAGCTTAGACTTCTTTATATTCG atcaaagaagaaggatgtTATTAGACTGGCCGAAGCGCTTTGAAATTATTAATGGGATAGCTCGAGGGATCctctatcttcatcaagattctAGACTGAGAGTTATCCATAGAGATCTCAAAGCAAGTAACATTTTGTTAGGCAGTGAATTTAATCCGAAAATCTCAGACTTTGGCCTGGCTAGAAGCTTTGGAGGAAATGAAACGAAAACAAAAACGAAGAAAGTGGTCGGAACATA CGGTTACATGTCCCCAGAATATGCAATTGATGGTTTCTACTCTATAAAGTCCGACGTCTATAGCTTTGGTGTTATGGTGCTAGAGATAGTGAGTGGGAGCAGAAATAGAGGATTCTCTCATCCAGACCACAAACTCAACCTTCTTGGACAT AGGAATCCAGAAGATAGGCCAAGCATGTCGGCTGCAGTTctaatgttgggtggtgaaggtGCATTGCCCCCACCTCTAAAACCTGGTTTCTACAGTGAAAGGGATTTGACTGAACTTGATGCCGGTCATTCTTCTAAAGCATGCTCAGCTAATGATGTCACTATTTCACTACTTGAGGCTCGATAA
- the LOC103435425 gene encoding G-type lectin S-receptor-like serine/threonine-protein kinase At4g27290 isoform X9: protein MSTIWSSNTSRTAQNPVARLLDSGNLVVVDRSDDDPENFLWQSFDYPGDTCLPGAKLGRNTVTGFNWHLRSWKSPQDPSPGNYTYQFGPKGYAEMFLREGSVIKFRSGPWNGVRFSGMPQLSPNPIYTYGLVFETDEMYYSYKLRNNSILSNMVLTSEGLSRRYIWIDRTKDWFLYLTAQIDNCNNYAFCGVYGTCNIEKSPVCSCLKGFTPKFPNEWDLVDWSNGCVRKTSLNCTGDVFQKYSGLKLPSTEQSWFNRSMNLKECEMVCMKNCSCTAYTNLDIRDGGSGCLLWYGDLIDIRYLAENGQDIYIRMASSELDNTKIDAKYSESNVKKMRIIISTTVLSTGLLIMGLALLFYVWKKQHQKGGKLGCGQKEDLELPLFDLMTVVSATSNFSSENKLGEGGFGSVFKGTMKDGQEIAVKKLSKSSQQGLDEFKNEVTHIAKLQHRNLVKLLGYCIQEDEMMLIYEYMPNKSLDFFIFDQRRRMLLDWPKRFEIINGIARGILYLHQDSRLRVIHRDLKASNILLGSEFNPKISDFGLARSFGGNETKTKTKKVVGTYGYMSPEYAIDGFYSIKSDVYSFGVMVLEIVSGSRNRGFSHPDHKLNLLGHAWMLHTEGRPLELLDTSVEDSITLHEVVRTIHVGLLCVQRNPEDRPSMSAAVLMLGGEGALPPPLKPGFYSERDLTELDAGHSSKACSANDVTISLLEAR from the exons ATGAGCACAATTTGGTCCTCCAACACATCGAGAACTGCACAGAATCCAGTGGCACGTCTTTTGGACTCGGGTAATCTTGTTGTGGTAGATAGGAGTGATGATGACCCTGAGAACTTTCTGTGGCAAAGTTTTGATTACCCTGGCGATACATGCCTACCAGGTGCGAAGCTTGGTAGGAACACAGTTACAGGCTTCAATTGGCATCTTAGATCATGGAAAAGTCCTCAGGATCCTTCTCCAGGTAATTATACATATCAATTTGGTCCCAAAGGATATGCAGAAATGTTTCTGAGGGAAGGTTCTGTCATAAAATTTCGGAGTGGACCATGGAATGGAGTCCGGTTCAGTGGAATGCCGCAGTTAAGTCCAAACCCTATATACACATACGGTCTTGTTTTTGAGACTGATGAAATGTACTACAGTTACAAGCTTCGCAACAACTCAATCCTTTCGAACATGGTGTTAACTTCAGAGGGGCTTTCACGGCGCTATATATGGATTGATAGAACCAAAGATTGGTTTCTTTACCTAACAGCCCAGATTGATAACTGTAACAACTATGCATTCTGTGGTGTATATGGCACATGTAACATTGAAAAGTCCCCGGTATGTAGCTGTTTGAAAGGATTTACCCCAAAGTTTCCAAACGAATGGGATTTGGTGGATTGGTCAAATGGCTGTGTGAGAAAGACTTCTCTAAATTGCACCGGAGACGTGTTCCAAAAGTACTCGGGGTTGAAATTGCCTAGCACAGAACAATCCTGGTTTAACAGAAGTATGAACCTCAAGGAATGTGAGATGGTGTGCATGAAGAACTGCTCCTGCACGGCTTATACAAATTTGGATATCCGAGATGGAGGAAGCGGGTGTTTGCTGTGGTACGGCGATCTAATTGATATAAGATACTTGGCTGAAAACGGGCAAGATATTTATATAAGAATGGCTTCATCGGAACTAG ACAATACAAAGATCGACGCTAAATACTCTGAATCCAAtgtgaagaaaatgagaatcATAATAAGCACTACTGTGTTGTCTACCGGACTGCTGATCATGGGCCTGGCCCTGCTGTTTTATGTTTGGAAGAAGCAGCACCAGAAAGGTG GAAAACTGGGATGCGGCCAAAAGGAGGATCTTGAATTACCGTTATTTGATTTGATGACTGTAGTTTCTGCAACCAGTAACTTTTCAAGTGAAAACAAACTTGGTGAAGGAGGTTTCGGATCTGTCTTTAAG GGTACAATGAAAGATGGACAAGAAATCGCAGTGAAAAAGCTTTCAAAAAGTTCTCAACAAGGGCTCGACgagttcaagaatgaagttACACATATTGCCAAACTTCAGCACAGGAATCTAGTGAAGCTTCTTGGATACTGCATTCAAGAAGACGAGATGATGCTGATCTACGAGTACATGCCTAACAAGAGCTTAGACTTCTTTATATTCG atcaaagaagaaggatgtTATTAGACTGGCCGAAGCGCTTTGAAATTATTAATGGGATAGCTCGAGGGATCctctatcttcatcaagattctAGACTGAGAGTTATCCATAGAGATCTCAAAGCAAGTAACATTTTGTTAGGCAGTGAATTTAATCCGAAAATCTCAGACTTTGGCCTGGCTAGAAGCTTTGGAGGAAATGAAACGAAAACAAAAACGAAGAAAGTGGTCGGAACATA CGGTTACATGTCCCCAGAATATGCAATTGATGGTTTCTACTCTATAAAGTCCGACGTCTATAGCTTTGGTGTTATGGTGCTAGAGATAGTGAGTGGGAGCAGAAATAGAGGATTCTCTCATCCAGACCACAAACTCAACCTTCTTGGACAT GCGTGGATGCTACACACAGAAGGCAGGCCTCTCGAATTGCTTGATACATCGGTAGAGGACTCCATCACTTTGCATGAAGTTGTACGAACAATTCATGTGGGTCTTTTGTGTGTGCAGAGGAATCCAGAAGATAGGCCAAGCATGTCGGCTGCAGTTctaatgttgggtggtgaaggtGCATTGCCCCCACCTCTAAAACCTGGTTTCTACAGTGAAAGGGATTTGACTGAACTTGATGCCGGTCATTCTTCTAAAGCATGCTCAGCTAATGATGTCACTATTTCACTACTTGAGGCTCGATAA
- the LOC103435425 gene encoding G-type lectin S-receptor-like serine/threonine-protein kinase At4g27290 isoform X3, whose amino-acid sequence MCFWLLQPLILAGFWHACKELWLWEEEASSLLFLAVFSIADDGTSTFQSISDGETVVSTGGTFELGFYSPDASNRRYVGIWYKKISVKTIVWVANRDTPLTDLFGVLKITNPGILVLNHNMSTIWSSNTSRTAQNPVARLLDSGNLVVVDRSDDDPENFLWQSFDYPGDTCLPGAKLGRNTVTGFNWHLRSWKSPQDPSPGNYTYQFGPKGYAEMFLREGSVIKFRSGPWNGVRFSGMPQLSPNPIYTYGLVFETDEMYYSYKLRNNSILSNMVLTSEGLSRRYIWIDRTKDWFLYLTAQIDNCNNYAFCGVYGTCNIEKSPVCSCLKGFTPKFPNEWDLVDWSNGCVRKTSLNCTGDVFQKYSGLKLPSTEQSWFNRSMNLKECEMVCMKNCSCTAYTNLDIRDGGSGCLLWYGDLIDIRYLAENGQDIYIRMASSELDNTKIDAKYSESNVKKMRIIISTTVLSTGLLIMGLALLFYVWKKQHQKGGKLGCGQKEDLELPLFDLMTVVSATSNFSSENKLGEGGFGSVFKGTMKDGQEIAVKKLSKSSQQGLDEFKNEVTHIAKLQHRNLVKLLGYCIQEDEMMLIYEYMPNKSLDFFIFDQRRRMLLDWPKRFEIINGIARGILYLHQDSRLRVIHRDLKASNILLGSEFNPKISDFGLARSFGGNETKTKTKKVVGTYGYMSPEYAIDGFYSIKSDVYSFGVMVLEIVSGSRNRGFSHPDHKLNLLGHAWMLHTEGRPLELLDTSVEDSITLHEVVRTIHVGLLCVQRNPEDRPSMSAAVLMLGGEGALPPPLKPGFYSERDLTELDAGHSSKACSANDVTISLLEAR is encoded by the exons ATGTGTTTTTGGCTACTCCAACCTCTTATCTTGGCAGGATTTTGGCATGCATGCAAG GAACTCTGGTTGTGGGAGGAAGAAGCCAGTTCCTTACTATTTTTAG CAGTATTCTCCATAGCTGATGACGGCACAAGTACATTTCAGTCCATTAGTGACGGTGAGACTGTAGTTTCAACTGGCGGAACATTTGAGCTAGGATTTTACAGTCCCGATGCTTCTAATAGACGGTATGTGGGGATATGGTACAAGAAGATTTCTGTTAAAACCATTGTATGGGTTGCCAACAGAGACACACCCCTCACTGATTTGTTTGGCGTCCTGAAGATCACCAACCCCGGAATACTTGTCCTCAACCACAACATGAGCACAATTTGGTCCTCCAACACATCGAGAACTGCACAGAATCCAGTGGCACGTCTTTTGGACTCGGGTAATCTTGTTGTGGTAGATAGGAGTGATGATGACCCTGAGAACTTTCTGTGGCAAAGTTTTGATTACCCTGGCGATACATGCCTACCAGGTGCGAAGCTTGGTAGGAACACAGTTACAGGCTTCAATTGGCATCTTAGATCATGGAAAAGTCCTCAGGATCCTTCTCCAGGTAATTATACATATCAATTTGGTCCCAAAGGATATGCAGAAATGTTTCTGAGGGAAGGTTCTGTCATAAAATTTCGGAGTGGACCATGGAATGGAGTCCGGTTCAGTGGAATGCCGCAGTTAAGTCCAAACCCTATATACACATACGGTCTTGTTTTTGAGACTGATGAAATGTACTACAGTTACAAGCTTCGCAACAACTCAATCCTTTCGAACATGGTGTTAACTTCAGAGGGGCTTTCACGGCGCTATATATGGATTGATAGAACCAAAGATTGGTTTCTTTACCTAACAGCCCAGATTGATAACTGTAACAACTATGCATTCTGTGGTGTATATGGCACATGTAACATTGAAAAGTCCCCGGTATGTAGCTGTTTGAAAGGATTTACCCCAAAGTTTCCAAACGAATGGGATTTGGTGGATTGGTCAAATGGCTGTGTGAGAAAGACTTCTCTAAATTGCACCGGAGACGTGTTCCAAAAGTACTCGGGGTTGAAATTGCCTAGCACAGAACAATCCTGGTTTAACAGAAGTATGAACCTCAAGGAATGTGAGATGGTGTGCATGAAGAACTGCTCCTGCACGGCTTATACAAATTTGGATATCCGAGATGGAGGAAGCGGGTGTTTGCTGTGGTACGGCGATCTAATTGATATAAGATACTTGGCTGAAAACGGGCAAGATATTTATATAAGAATGGCTTCATCGGAACTAG ACAATACAAAGATCGACGCTAAATACTCTGAATCCAAtgtgaagaaaatgagaatcATAATAAGCACTACTGTGTTGTCTACCGGACTGCTGATCATGGGCCTGGCCCTGCTGTTTTATGTTTGGAAGAAGCAGCACCAGAAAGGTG GAAAACTGGGATGCGGCCAAAAGGAGGATCTTGAATTACCGTTATTTGATTTGATGACTGTAGTTTCTGCAACCAGTAACTTTTCAAGTGAAAACAAACTTGGTGAAGGAGGTTTCGGATCTGTCTTTAAG GGTACAATGAAAGATGGACAAGAAATCGCAGTGAAAAAGCTTTCAAAAAGTTCTCAACAAGGGCTCGACgagttcaagaatgaagttACACATATTGCCAAACTTCAGCACAGGAATCTAGTGAAGCTTCTTGGATACTGCATTCAAGAAGACGAGATGATGCTGATCTACGAGTACATGCCTAACAAGAGCTTAGACTTCTTTATATTCG atcaaagaagaaggatgtTATTAGACTGGCCGAAGCGCTTTGAAATTATTAATGGGATAGCTCGAGGGATCctctatcttcatcaagattctAGACTGAGAGTTATCCATAGAGATCTCAAAGCAAGTAACATTTTGTTAGGCAGTGAATTTAATCCGAAAATCTCAGACTTTGGCCTGGCTAGAAGCTTTGGAGGAAATGAAACGAAAACAAAAACGAAGAAAGTGGTCGGAACATA CGGTTACATGTCCCCAGAATATGCAATTGATGGTTTCTACTCTATAAAGTCCGACGTCTATAGCTTTGGTGTTATGGTGCTAGAGATAGTGAGTGGGAGCAGAAATAGAGGATTCTCTCATCCAGACCACAAACTCAACCTTCTTGGACAT GCGTGGATGCTACACACAGAAGGCAGGCCTCTCGAATTGCTTGATACATCGGTAGAGGACTCCATCACTTTGCATGAAGTTGTACGAACAATTCATGTGGGTCTTTTGTGTGTGCAGAGGAATCCAGAAGATAGGCCAAGCATGTCGGCTGCAGTTctaatgttgggtggtgaaggtGCATTGCCCCCACCTCTAAAACCTGGTTTCTACAGTGAAAGGGATTTGACTGAACTTGATGCCGGTCATTCTTCTAAAGCATGCTCAGCTAATGATGTCACTATTTCACTACTTGAGGCTCGATAA